The Phragmites australis chromosome 1, lpPhrAust1.1, whole genome shotgun sequence genomic interval TCTACATGATGTTGCTGCTGAGATAATATACTAGCTCACCATCTCAATATATTCCTTTTCGTTCCCGGTAAGGGCTTCGATATCATACTCCTCCGGAGGCTTGTTCTGCAGTTACATGAATATGGGTCAACCACATCGGGGACAGCATAATTAACACAAGATCAGTTAGAACTTAGAAGAGTACCTGCGCATCGAGCTGCAACTTATCGTTCGCCTTTGCAATCTCCCCCAAGAAATCCTTCACTTTCCCGAGAACTGACGCCCAAAAACAATGCAAAATTCAGTGACTATGTCCAGGAGGTCTTTTGCATAACCTACTAACAGTGTCCATTGTAAAGCTACAGCCTCACCAGGGCAGTTTCACAGGTAAagcaaaacctcaaaaactatGATTTGATCTAGTTGTCCAAAACCAATCGGTGGTGGAATTGGGGACGATTACAAAATACAAACAAACAAGTTCATGCGATCATTTAAGGACTGGGGTTAGTAAGCAATTCGTCAAATCCGAATCTCTGTGCTAATAATACAAAACGCACGTGCAGTTACAGAATGCTAGCAATACTCTGTAGCTCTAGGAGCTGAATTACTGGTACAAAAACTACCTTGGCTCTTGGGGAGGGCATCGGCCGGAGGACTCGGGTTGCGCTTCCCCTCCttgtcctgctgctgctgctgctgctgctgctctcttctcgcAAGAAGCGACTCTGCCGGGTACATGGAACCAAAACATCGTcaagagggagaagagaagtCGCCGAAGGAAGAGACTAGAAGTACGAggcgagagagaagagggcgggAGAGAGGGGGCGCGGACCGATGAAGGAGGAGGGTGTCCTGGTCTCGGAGGGGAGGTCCAGGAGCTCCTTGCTCGGCTCCCCCATGGCGGTCCTGTAAAGCGTTAGCTTTTGCCGGCGTGGTGGGAAGGTCTTGGAGCCGTCGGAGCGGAGCggcgtggaggcggcggcgggagggggcGCAGGGCTCGGCGCCGCGG includes:
- the LOC133915907 gene encoding uncharacterized protein LOC133915907, coding for MGEPSKELLDLPSETRTPSSFIESLLARREQQQQQQQQDKEGKRNPSPPADALPKSQVLGKVKDFLGEIAKANDKLQLDAQNKPPEEYDIEALTGNEKEYIEMDLLLGVADLHSEQAVEAAEATMNGFPPSGKSFACSSSDSEDDSDDSDEGGGHEPIVSDKDKCKGPDEAQAGPAEGKKPNKRQKIVVLN